A portion of the Polaribacter cellanae genome contains these proteins:
- a CDS encoding DUF2851 family protein, whose translation MNEDFLHYLWKYRLFSKIDLQTLENEALTVLKSGLHNKNAGPDFLNAQLKIGSQTWAGNVEIHVKASDWYLHNHEIDKNYDAVILHVVWENDATIYMKDNMPLPTLVLKDFVNENVLNNYRNLFLLPISWIPCQNSISNVDDFTLNNWKERLFFERLQRKSAEIKDVLDKENTNFEAVLFQLLAKNFGLKVNGEAFLRLAQSVDFSIIKKVSSVENQFAALLFGQSGFLEDKIEDEYHQQLKNEYKYLKYKFKLKVISKNNFSFFRMRPNNFPTIRIAQLVSLFHKQQNLFSKLIDLEELKDFYALFAVEVHPFWKTHYNFESTSKSSPKKLTKSFIDLLIINTIIPLKFLYQKSRGVVDEESFLSILKKIKPEKNSIISKFNEVDVSAKNAFETQALLELKNNYCAPKRCLECAIGKTILNKKVFI comes from the coding sequence ATGAACGAAGATTTTTTGCATTATTTATGGAAATACAGGTTGTTTTCGAAAATAGATTTACAAACTTTAGAAAATGAAGCTTTAACGGTTTTAAAATCGGGATTGCATAATAAAAATGCAGGGCCTGACTTTTTAAATGCTCAATTAAAAATTGGAAGCCAAACTTGGGCTGGGAATGTGGAAATTCATGTAAAAGCCTCTGATTGGTATTTACATAATCATGAAATAGATAAAAATTACGACGCCGTAATTTTACATGTCGTTTGGGAAAATGATGCGACTATTTATATGAAAGACAACATGCCTTTGCCTACTTTAGTGTTGAAAGATTTTGTGAATGAAAATGTTTTAAATAATTATAGAAATTTGTTTTTATTACCAATAAGTTGGATTCCTTGCCAAAATTCTATCTCGAATGTAGATGATTTTACGTTAAATAATTGGAAAGAACGTTTGTTTTTTGAGCGTTTACAAAGAAAATCAGCAGAAATTAAAGATGTTTTAGACAAAGAAAATACTAATTTTGAAGCTGTTTTATTTCAGTTATTGGCTAAAAATTTTGGTTTGAAAGTTAATGGAGAAGCTTTTTTAAGATTGGCACAATCTGTAGATTTTTCAATAATTAAAAAAGTAAGTTCTGTGGAAAATCAGTTTGCTGCTTTGTTGTTTGGGCAATCTGGATTTCTAGAAGATAAAATTGAAGACGAATATCATCAGCAATTAAAAAACGAATATAAATACTTAAAATACAAATTTAAGTTGAAAGTTATTTCTAAAAATAATTTTTCATTTTTTAGAATGCGACCCAATAATTTCCCGACCATTAGAATTGCTCAGTTGGTTTCATTGTTTCATAAGCAGCAAAATTTATTTTCTAAGTTGATAGATTTAGAAGAATTGAAAGATTTTTATGCGTTGTTTGCTGTTGAGGTTCATCCGTTTTGGAAAACACATTATAATTTTGAATCAACATCAAAATCTTCCCCTAAAAAATTAACAAAATCATTTATCGATTTATTAATTATAAATACTATAATTCCTTTAAAATTTTTATATCAAAAGAGTAGAGGAGTAGTAGATGAAGAATCTTTTTTAAGTATTCTCAAAAAGATAAAACCCGAAAAAAATAGTATTATTTCTAAATTTAATGAAGTTGATGTTTCTGCTAAAAATGCTTTTGAAACTCAGGCTTTATTAGAGCTTAAAAATAATTATTGCGCACCCAAACGTTGTTTAGAGTGCGCAATAGGAAAAACTATTTTGAATAAAAAGGTTTTTATTTAG